In Saprospiraceae bacterium, a genomic segment contains:
- a CDS encoding PD40 domain-containing protein has translation MPNFLILTTMFSKLAYLIFFIYSVSSLSAQSLSSVLTVAEKSMFSKNYYDAFLKYKEALEFQPENNEFRYKAALAGMHFGSYKQAAELFELISTGEDKNKYPEATMHLGQLRHIQGDYEKAILAYKIYKTEFATDSSPNLLKINRDIKACEWALTQINNPNKGVNIVRMDNHINSVFSDFAPNFHRDTLIYSSLRFENVANSEIPKRHNASVLQSVKDGNAERMLSDSFPGLNMSVAHSSYAKDRSLVFYTICEDLNDYDKRCDLYISKVDATGKWLSPVKLPEPINLAQFSSTQPCFVSSSNENGGVLFFASNRTTNSKGGFDIWYTYLDPNGNFSEPLNCEQINTIEDEHAPFFYERSKTLYFSSRGHLGFGGLDFYSSRQNDIGFVNPVNIGYPQNSSFDDLYYYITEHDTLAYLASNRTGTLFLDDANEACCLDLFKLSILSCEIDLNALVYNFYTQEAINGATVVLIDIENQNLPPIVVQNLLSNEFKFKILCERNYKLLAHKDGYTSDSLVFYSGKTGEFKSLTKKLFLKPSKVELQLLTFNKNNNDPLDGVTLHIKDLDGNLDTSILNIQNHVFTIPALPCHRYKITASKPDFANADTLILIDCGSSGIIQKKLYLPTILFSLLPVSLFFDNDRPSPGSHDTTCHTGYAHTFRNYYAKKPKFAKVSNELHVFDGVQPSSEMDDFFEDEVKRGKEILDKFLLVLESDLKKGKKYEIFLKGYASPLAKSEYNLKLSHRRIHSVYNDIWNYKDGLFKKYIKSGYLKLSEKPFGESQAPRGISDQKKDLRSVFTVEASRERRVEIIEIKE, from the coding sequence ATGCCCAATTTTTTAATTCTCACCACGATGTTTAGTAAATTGGCATATTTAATTTTCTTTATTTATAGTGTCTCTTCACTAAGTGCACAATCACTTTCTTCTGTGCTTACGGTCGCTGAAAAGTCAATGTTCTCTAAAAACTACTATGATGCCTTTCTAAAATACAAGGAAGCTTTGGAGTTTCAACCTGAGAATAATGAATTCAGATATAAGGCAGCGCTGGCCGGGATGCATTTTGGTTCTTATAAGCAGGCTGCAGAACTTTTTGAATTAATATCCACCGGTGAGGACAAAAACAAATACCCTGAAGCTACTATGCACTTAGGGCAATTGCGCCATATTCAAGGTGACTATGAAAAAGCCATTTTAGCTTATAAAATTTATAAAACAGAATTCGCAACAGATTCTTCGCCGAATCTTTTAAAAATTAATCGCGATATTAAAGCATGTGAATGGGCTCTTACTCAGATTAATAATCCCAACAAAGGTGTCAACATCGTTCGGATGGATAATCATATTAATTCTGTATTTTCAGATTTTGCACCAAATTTTCATAGAGATACACTTATTTATTCCTCTCTGCGGTTTGAAAATGTCGCTAACTCAGAGATTCCAAAAAGGCATAATGCCTCAGTTTTACAATCTGTAAAAGATGGAAATGCCGAAAGAATGCTCTCTGATTCATTTCCCGGATTAAATATGTCTGTAGCTCACAGCTCGTATGCTAAAGACCGGTCTTTAGTTTTTTATACGATTTGTGAAGATTTAAATGATTATGATAAAAGATGTGATCTCTACATTAGCAAAGTAGATGCCACAGGCAAATGGTTAAGCCCCGTAAAACTACCTGAACCTATAAACCTTGCACAATTCAGCAGTACACAACCTTGTTTTGTTTCATCTTCGAATGAAAATGGTGGTGTGTTATTCTTCGCTTCGAATCGCACCACGAATAGCAAAGGAGGTTTCGATATTTGGTATACATACCTTGATCCAAATGGCAATTTTTCAGAACCTTTAAATTGTGAACAAATAAACACCATTGAAGACGAACATGCTCCTTTCTTTTATGAGAGATCTAAAACTTTGTATTTCTCTTCCAGAGGACATCTAGGTTTTGGAGGACTCGATTTTTATTCTTCGAGGCAGAACGATATTGGCTTTGTAAATCCAGTCAATATTGGTTATCCGCAAAACAGCAGTTTTGATGATTTGTATTATTACATCACTGAACATGATACCCTGGCTTATTTGGCTTCCAACAGAACAGGAACTTTGTTTTTAGATGATGCCAATGAAGCATGCTGTCTTGATCTTTTTAAACTTTCGATTTTATCCTGCGAAATAGATCTGAATGCATTGGTTTATAATTTTTATACACAGGAAGCAATCAATGGTGCAACCGTCGTTTTGATTGACATAGAAAACCAAAATTTGCCGCCTATAGTAGTTCAAAACCTATTGAGTAATGAGTTTAAATTTAAAATTCTTTGCGAACGAAATTACAAATTGCTTGCTCATAAAGATGGTTATACCAGTGATTCCCTGGTTTTTTATTCAGGGAAGACAGGAGAATTTAAGTCACTTACCAAGAAACTGTTTTTAAAACCTTCGAAAGTTGAATTACAATTACTAACTTTTAATAAAAACAATAATGATCCTCTTGATGGCGTAACGCTCCATATTAAAGACCTTGATGGCAATCTGGACACAAGCATTCTCAACATACAAAACCATGTATTCACCATACCAGCTCTTCCTTGTCATAGATATAAAATTACAGCATCTAAGCCTGATTTTGCAAACGCAGATACCCTCATTTTAATCGATTGCGGCAGCAGTGGCATCATCCAGAAAAAACTTTATCTGCCTACCATTTTGTTTAGCCTATTGCCCGTTAGCTTGTTTTTTGATAACGACAGGCCTTCTCCGGGTTCGCACGATACTACTTGTCATACCGGATATGCACACACCTTCAGAAACTATTATGCTAAGAAACCAAAATTTGCAAAAGTATCCAATGAGCTCCACGTATTTGATGGCGTCCAACCATCTTCCGAGATGGATGATTTTTTTGAGGATGAAGTCAAACGAGGCAAAGAAATTTTAGACAAGTTTTTGTTAGTTTTAGAATCTGATTTGAAGAAAGGCAAGAAGTATGAAATCTTCTTGAAAGGATATGCTTCTCCGCTTGCGAAATCTGAATACAATTTGAAGTTATCGCATCGAAGAATTCATAGTGTCTATAATGATATATGGAATTATAAAGATGGACTTTTCAAAAAATACATCAAGTCAGGATATTTAAAATTGAGCGAAAAACCATTTGGGGAAAGTCAGGCTCCGCGAGGTATCAGCGATCAGAAAAAAGATCTTCGCTCTGTTTTTACTGTTGAAGCCTCGCGAGAACGGCGTGTTGAGATCATTGAAATTAAAGAGTAA
- a CDS encoding PorP/SprF family type IX secretion system membrane protein, with protein MYKAVRILLGVFIYLYSLNTVHAQDIHHSQFYTTHLNYNAAATGLFNGDQRLCLNYRRQWFIDDIVRYMTISGSYDFKIYPKSWKTKGMWNIGIQFNYDQAGDSKLGLAYLGLSTAYTYPINNHHIVSLGAGLSFAHRRFKPDELTWDAQWNGDIFDPTLPTGENFGNTSNNFFDANAGFNYRWQKSKRTRLDVGVSAFHLTKPEQKFFDQSLNIKLPIRWSFQLMPSIQITNAFDLLLHGLYQKQQAYEETLLGGYLKIYLNQRRGQELNVLLGMASRLNDALIPKIAVQYNNYYGGISYDLTNSEFESAVRQKGGPEFTFVYIFTKARPFAQLKSCPIF; from the coding sequence ATGTATAAAGCAGTAAGAATTTTGCTTGGCGTGTTCATTTACCTGTACTCATTGAATACAGTTCATGCCCAGGACATTCATCACTCTCAGTTTTATACCACTCACCTCAATTACAATGCTGCAGCTACCGGCCTTTTTAATGGGGACCAGAGGTTATGTCTAAATTACAGGCGACAGTGGTTTATTGATGACATCGTGCGATATATGACCATAAGTGGATCCTATGATTTCAAGATTTATCCAAAATCCTGGAAAACCAAAGGAATGTGGAATATCGGCATTCAATTTAATTATGACCAGGCTGGTGATTCAAAACTAGGCCTTGCTTATTTAGGGCTATCAACTGCTTATACTTATCCGATCAACAATCATCATATTGTTTCCTTAGGTGCTGGTTTATCTTTTGCACATCGGAGATTCAAACCAGACGAACTTACCTGGGATGCTCAATGGAATGGAGACATATTTGATCCAACGCTACCTACCGGTGAAAATTTTGGAAACACTTCAAACAACTTCTTTGATGCAAATGCAGGATTTAATTACAGGTGGCAGAAATCTAAAAGAACACGCCTTGATGTTGGAGTTTCTGCATTTCACTTAACCAAACCTGAACAAAAATTTTTTGATCAATCTTTGAATATTAAACTGCCGATTAGATGGAGCTTTCAATTGATGCCATCCATCCAAATTACAAATGCATTCGATCTTCTACTTCATGGACTCTACCAAAAACAACAAGCTTATGAAGAAACATTACTTGGCGGATATTTGAAGATATACTTGAATCAAAGAAGAGGACAGGAGTTAAATGTATTACTTGGAATGGCCAGTCGTTTGAATGACGCATTGATCCCAAAAATTGCAGTTCAATACAATAATTATTATGGTGGAATCAGTTATGATTTGACCAATTCTGAATTTGAATCTGCTGTACGACAAAAGGGTGGACCGGAATTTACTTTCGTTTATATTTTTACAAAAGCCCGCCCGTTTGCTCAATTAAAATCATGCCCAATTTTTTAA
- a CDS encoding gliding motility-associated C-terminal domain-containing protein yields MIQRFNKIIQLLVYSIIFCTIAIPEAKSSHIVGGEMSYKCLGGQVYEITLTLRRDCFNGSPEAEFDDPAHIGIFDSEGAIVRSLGQFGLLLMDFRNDDTLNEILRTECEVVGGDVCVHTTTYRAKIELPFLKGGYVLAYQRCCRNKTITNIVDPELIGATYSVVISEDALRYCNTSPKFGAFPSIYICGDRPIVFDHQAFDQEGDSLVYSLCVPYAGADTANSKPTRPSRPPFPQVTYKFPFGLTDLLGGNPALRIDPATGLITGQPNAIGQYLVGICVDEYRNGKLLSRVRRDFQYNVRFCTTNPVARFTASDTVLCVGDSTIKFTNNSVNARDFTWLFDYPNTNYISKDTNPEFKFPKPGKYRVALVANRAKDCIDTNYLDVYLYGDGYLKSDFDVSYESCKDSIELLVTDHSFDSLLSIRNWQWNARLNNRILTSTNQNPKFIFQDTGKAIIQLTITSEGGCTDTIEKEFILNLLNPQFLGDKIPICIGESTKLLQNPDPRFKYTWSPTTSLSCAFCPDPIANPAADILYKLTISDGNCTEEDSVFVSVSNLLNIDIAGDSVICDTHIQLLANGGVENTIEWSDQADFSNILASGSFNFETQVNGKKTFYVRGKSGFNCPGSDSITVSNEEVLSNIRLDSVRVCEGDTFNLQIQNDNPEHQLKFDWDPETYIISGKGTENITLTIPKCGEYTFSVKATNQYNCSASDSVRANIICKPIADFKVEKNCDNTLVSFSNESSPGNYAWDFGDLETSNENSPVHFYKIPGRYTVTLKVGAECNNEITKIVDVGLIMVSLRERVVSCMGKPVKLNDNPDTNYTYQWSPIEGLDNPNSPNPTASISETKTYKVRVSDPNIPDCYVDREITVFVPPPINLNVNNDTVLCFQKPIILYASTDPGANVPSIEWTDEIGILLGTGYSLEKLFLDSMYVFAYATDIYGCGDVDSFRIIPLDTNYTIIGKDRLCPGKDGPIEFINRDGHTYRFDWSPERFIVTNKDQARILVKPADTTVFFLTFINEYGCAYQDSFKVNISRFDPPLLAFADPDTIYLGQSSQLSTTPGYMDYEWIIPYNLDCIKCPDPVASPENSTLYTVKAKNDDGCEGQTDVSVFVKRPKCNEEDVYFPNVFSPNDDQENDILRIRSNFLESVELYVYNRWGEKVFETKDINQWWDGTYKGVKLAPDVYGYYFIATCVDGNTYAKKGNVTLLR; encoded by the coding sequence ATGATACAGAGATTCAATAAGATAATTCAGCTGTTGGTTTATAGTATTATCTTTTGTACGATAGCTATACCAGAAGCCAAATCAAGTCACATTGTAGGTGGAGAGATGTCCTATAAATGTCTGGGTGGCCAGGTTTATGAAATCACATTAACCTTAAGAAGAGATTGTTTTAATGGGAGCCCGGAGGCAGAATTTGATGATCCTGCACATATTGGAATTTTTGACAGTGAGGGCGCTATCGTCAGGAGTTTAGGACAATTTGGACTATTGCTTATGGATTTCCGAAACGATGACACCTTAAATGAAATCCTGAGAACCGAATGTGAAGTGGTAGGAGGGGATGTATGCGTTCATACAACAACATATCGCGCTAAAATAGAACTTCCATTTTTAAAAGGAGGTTATGTTTTAGCATATCAACGTTGCTGCAGAAACAAAACCATTACCAATATTGTCGACCCGGAATTAATTGGTGCTACCTATAGTGTAGTGATATCTGAAGATGCACTTCGTTATTGCAATACTTCTCCAAAATTTGGAGCATTTCCATCTATTTACATTTGTGGAGACAGGCCCATTGTTTTTGATCATCAGGCATTTGACCAGGAAGGAGATTCTTTGGTATATAGCCTTTGCGTTCCATATGCAGGCGCAGATACTGCAAATTCGAAACCCACCAGGCCTAGCAGACCTCCGTTTCCACAAGTAACTTATAAATTTCCCTTTGGATTGACTGATCTTTTGGGTGGTAATCCTGCTTTACGAATAGATCCCGCCACTGGTTTGATAACTGGTCAACCAAATGCAATCGGCCAGTATTTAGTCGGCATTTGTGTCGACGAATATAGAAATGGTAAATTGTTATCTAGAGTACGAAGAGACTTTCAATACAACGTCAGATTTTGTACTACCAATCCCGTAGCCAGGTTTACGGCCAGCGACACGGTATTATGTGTTGGCGATAGCACCATTAAGTTTACAAACAACAGTGTGAATGCACGCGATTTTACCTGGCTATTTGATTATCCAAATACCAATTACATATCAAAAGATACAAATCCGGAATTTAAATTTCCAAAACCCGGAAAATACCGAGTTGCTCTGGTAGCAAACCGGGCTAAAGATTGCATCGATACCAATTATTTAGATGTTTACTTGTATGGTGATGGCTATTTAAAGAGTGATTTCGATGTAAGCTATGAAAGTTGTAAAGACAGTATCGAGTTGCTTGTTACTGATCATTCATTTGATTCATTATTAAGCATCCGAAATTGGCAATGGAATGCAAGGCTCAATAATCGAATTCTAACATCTACAAATCAAAATCCAAAATTCATTTTTCAAGATACCGGCAAAGCAATCATTCAACTCACGATCACATCAGAAGGCGGTTGCACAGATACGATTGAAAAAGAATTTATCCTCAACTTACTTAACCCTCAATTTCTCGGAGATAAAATTCCAATTTGTATTGGCGAATCCACAAAATTGCTTCAAAATCCAGACCCAAGATTCAAATACACGTGGTCACCAACAACATCTTTAAGTTGCGCATTCTGTCCGGATCCTATTGCAAATCCGGCAGCCGATATTTTATATAAATTGACCATTTCAGATGGGAATTGTACAGAAGAAGATTCTGTATTCGTTAGTGTAAGCAATTTATTAAATATAGACATAGCAGGTGATTCAGTGATCTGTGATACTCATATTCAATTACTCGCTAATGGCGGTGTTGAAAATACGATTGAGTGGTCTGATCAAGCTGATTTTTCAAACATTCTTGCGAGTGGATCCTTTAACTTTGAAACACAGGTAAATGGTAAAAAAACATTTTATGTAAGAGGTAAAAGTGGATTCAATTGCCCTGGTTCAGATAGTATTACTGTAAGTAATGAGGAAGTCTTAAGTAACATCAGACTTGATTCTGTGCGCGTTTGTGAAGGTGACACTTTTAATTTGCAAATTCAAAATGACAATCCCGAGCATCAACTAAAATTTGACTGGGATCCAGAGACGTATATTATTTCCGGAAAAGGAACGGAGAATATTACACTCACGATTCCCAAATGCGGCGAATATACATTTAGCGTAAAAGCCACGAATCAATATAATTGCAGCGCTTCTGATTCCGTCAGAGCAAACATTATTTGCAAACCAATTGCTGATTTTAAAGTTGAAAAAAATTGTGATAACACGCTCGTAAGTTTTTCGAATGAGAGTTCACCGGGAAATTACGCATGGGATTTCGGAGATCTCGAAACTTCAAATGAAAACAGTCCGGTGCATTTTTATAAAATTCCAGGTCGCTACACAGTAACTTTGAAAGTTGGAGCAGAATGTAATAATGAAATTACGAAAATTGTAGATGTAGGACTTATCATGGTTAGTTTGCGAGAAAGAGTAGTGAGTTGTATGGGAAAACCTGTAAAACTCAACGATAATCCCGATACCAATTATACTTATCAGTGGTCACCTATAGAAGGTTTAGATAACCCCAACAGCCCGAATCCAACTGCATCCATCAGTGAAACCAAAACTTATAAAGTCAGAGTAAGTGATCCTAATATACCCGATTGTTATGTGGATCGGGAAATAACTGTTTTTGTGCCGCCGCCAATCAATTTAAATGTCAATAACGATACAGTGTTGTGTTTTCAAAAACCCATCATTTTATATGCAAGTACCGACCCCGGAGCCAATGTACCCAGCATAGAATGGACAGATGAAATTGGAATTTTGTTAGGTACAGGTTATAGTTTGGAAAAACTATTTTTGGATTCCATGTATGTCTTTGCGTATGCCACAGATATATATGGCTGTGGAGATGTGGATTCGTTTAGAATTATACCTTTAGATACAAACTATACTATAATCGGGAAAGACAGATTATGTCCGGGCAAAGATGGACCTATTGAATTTATTAACCGGGATGGCCATACTTATCGCTTTGACTGGTCGCCGGAGCGATTTATTGTAACGAACAAAGATCAGGCTCGAATACTGGTTAAACCTGCAGATACAACAGTATTTTTCCTGACATTTATAAATGAATATGGTTGTGCTTATCAAGACAGTTTCAAAGTAAATATCAGTAGGTTTGATCCTCCATTATTGGCATTTGCTGATCCGGATACCATTTATCTTGGTCAATCTTCACAATTAAGTACTACACCCGGTTATATGGATTATGAGTGGATCATTCCTTACAATCTGGATTGTATTAAATGTCCGGATCCAGTCGCCAGTCCGGAAAATTCTACCTTGTATACGGTTAAAGCTAAAAATGACGATGGCTGTGAAGGCCAAACAGATGTTAGTGTTTTCGTTAAACGTCCAAAATGTAATGAAGAAGATGTTTATTTTCCAAATGTGTTCAGCCCAAATGATGATCAGGAAAATGACATCTTGAGAATTCGAAGTAACTTTTTGGAGTCTGTCGAGTTATATGTGTATAATCGATGGGGAGAAAAAGTATTTGAAACCAAAGACATCAATCAATGGTGGGATGGTACCTATAAGGGAGTTAAATTGGCACCTGATGTATATGGTTATTATTTTATTGCCACTTGTGTAGATGGCAACACTTACGCTAAGAAGGGAAATGTTACATTGTTAAGGTGA
- a CDS encoding PD40 domain-containing protein yields MRIFFCLITYLIYTQIGQAQSLSQYKESITNYLQREDYYAAYHDILIALSYKQELDSLNMLAGHAALKLNAFSTATKHFRATIGKEILQRHPGTEYYLGESLFRQGFYSEALVYFKSYQSSGHDDPELQNRTVKRISSIQWAKEQIKRKDPLIQQKKLDDRINSQQSEFSPVFANNSLYISSDHILEKKRKGGEPLRNQGTILRFDESTFKPLPLDSGLLDKDLHIVHPSFSKDSNKVYFTICGYLQDIDRIHCQIYVKYKNGLKWGPKLKLPEPVNLPHYTSTQPHISKDPESGLDKLYFVSDRPGGKGGFDIYAVLISEDEFPSQAENLENFNTSENEVSPFFNTKTSTLFFSSEGHIGFGGLDVYKYDFKGKEALKIINLGPSINSSYDDLYYNEDDIQRKAYMVSNKPGSKFMDEVIQACCYDVYKVKYIPATLDLIVNTLDKYDSTGLFGTKVEITDVTEIDSLHYSNQLTDKSIYPVKITEDRKYRIIGSKDGWISDTLFCNTIDLADLSTLTKNLYLTEIKSLNAYTFERTTNVNLKGATVELWDLDQNIMLKSTTNPDSNFFDFKLLKGKNYKLKAYKPKYESTEITITPLETALEPVLNRKLFLELTAIADLRKLLPIRLFFENDMPDPRSDSDSTSVGFLDIYNDYYGKKLTYIKEFTKGMKNVNREKVILEIDTFFNRNVKANAEKLKLFMEKLIIILAEGHEIDIFLKGYASPRAKSDYNQLLSSRRVYSVRNEFDRYDKGIFHDYIVNQFFQIKEIPFGESKSSTDVSDDLEDTRNSIYNLKAAYERRVEILEILKGVDENINQ; encoded by the coding sequence ATGAGAATTTTCTTTTGTCTTATTACATACCTAATATATACTCAAATAGGCCAGGCGCAATCATTAAGCCAGTATAAAGAGTCTATTACAAATTATCTTCAAAGAGAAGATTACTATGCAGCTTATCATGACATCCTCATTGCTTTAAGTTATAAGCAAGAGCTCGACTCCTTAAATATGCTTGCAGGTCACGCCGCTTTAAAACTGAATGCATTTTCAACAGCAACCAAACACTTTAGAGCTACGATTGGAAAAGAAATCCTCCAACGGCATCCGGGAACAGAATACTATTTGGGTGAGTCCCTTTTTCGTCAAGGATTTTATAGTGAAGCTTTAGTTTATTTTAAATCCTACCAATCAAGCGGACATGATGATCCTGAATTGCAAAACAGAACAGTTAAACGCATCAGTTCTATTCAGTGGGCAAAGGAGCAAATAAAGCGGAAGGACCCACTCATCCAGCAAAAAAAATTAGACGATCGCATTAACTCACAACAAAGTGAGTTCAGCCCCGTCTTTGCAAACAATTCATTGTACATTTCTTCTGATCATATTTTAGAGAAAAAACGCAAGGGTGGCGAACCGCTCAGAAATCAAGGTACAATTTTGCGTTTTGATGAAAGTACTTTTAAGCCATTGCCATTAGATTCAGGGCTTCTGGACAAAGATTTGCATATAGTCCATCCATCCTTCAGCAAAGACAGCAATAAGGTATATTTTACGATTTGTGGCTATTTGCAGGACATTGACAGGATTCATTGCCAGATCTACGTAAAATATAAAAACGGATTAAAATGGGGTCCCAAATTAAAATTACCGGAACCTGTTAATCTTCCCCATTATACTTCTACGCAACCTCATATTTCCAAAGATCCGGAATCAGGCCTCGATAAACTCTATTTTGTGAGCGACCGTCCCGGCGGAAAAGGGGGGTTTGATATATATGCTGTACTCATTAGCGAAGATGAATTTCCTTCTCAGGCTGAAAATCTGGAAAACTTCAATACAAGTGAAAACGAAGTAAGTCCATTTTTCAACACAAAAACTTCTACCTTATTTTTTAGCAGTGAAGGTCATATTGGGTTCGGCGGTCTAGATGTTTACAAATACGACTTCAAAGGAAAAGAGGCTTTGAAAATTATAAATCTGGGGCCTTCTATAAACAGTAGTTATGATGATCTATATTATAACGAAGATGACATACAACGCAAAGCTTATATGGTATCCAATAAACCGGGATCTAAGTTTATGGATGAAGTCATACAGGCTTGTTGTTATGATGTTTATAAAGTTAAATACATCCCTGCAACCTTAGACCTCATCGTAAATACATTAGATAAATATGATTCCACAGGTTTATTCGGAACCAAGGTAGAAATTACTGATGTTACAGAAATAGATAGCCTGCATTATTCAAATCAATTAACAGATAAATCAATTTATCCCGTTAAAATTACAGAAGACAGAAAGTACAGGATCATAGGCAGTAAGGATGGCTGGATATCCGATACTTTGTTTTGCAACACGATTGATCTGGCTGATTTATCGACCCTGACTAAGAATCTCTACCTTACCGAAATTAAATCATTGAATGCTTATACATTTGAACGCACTACAAATGTTAATTTAAAAGGTGCAACCGTAGAACTTTGGGATCTCGATCAGAACATCATGTTGAAGTCTACAACAAATCCTGACAGCAATTTTTTCGATTTCAAATTGTTAAAAGGTAAAAATTATAAACTAAAAGCGTACAAGCCAAAATATGAAAGCACAGAAATCACCATTACACCATTAGAGACTGCCCTTGAGCCTGTATTGAATCGGAAATTATTCCTGGAATTAACTGCAATTGCAGATCTCCGAAAACTATTGCCCATTCGTTTATTTTTCGAGAATGACATGCCTGATCCGAGGTCAGACTCAGACAGCACCAGTGTAGGATTCCTCGATATTTACAATGATTATTATGGAAAAAAACTCACTTATATTAAAGAGTTTACTAAAGGCATGAAAAATGTAAATAGGGAAAAAGTAATTCTCGAAATTGATACTTTTTTCAATAGGAATGTAAAAGCTAATGCCGAAAAGTTGAAATTATTTATGGAAAAACTAATCATCATTCTGGCAGAAGGACATGAGATTGATATTTTCCTTAAAGGCTATGCTTCCCCGCGTGCAAAATCGGATTACAATCAGTTATTGTCATCTAGAAGAGTTTATAGTGTGCGAAATGAATTTGACCGCTACGACAAAGGAATATTTCACGACTATATTGTGAATCAATTTTTTCAAATTAAAGAGATCCCATTTGGCGAATCAAAATCATCAACAGATGTAAGCGATGATTTAGAAGATACTCGAAATTCAATATACAATCTGAAAGCTGCTTATGAGCGGAGGGTTGAAATTTTAGAAATATTAAAAGGCGTTGATGAAAATATTAATCAATAA
- a CDS encoding PorP/SprF family type IX secretion system membrane protein: MLKRHTYLLIIIGWCTLCTMGKTQDIHYSQFFMHLPGQSPANTGSYAGEHRLTANYRSQWQTVPVPYLSLSLFYDSKFKIRSKQDFIGVGIGLDYDKAGDSKLSLTALNTSFNYGLNINRHHQFRFGISPSVGQRRLSEELLKWDNQWDGEKYNNGLSPKESFENSGAFFFDLGAGISYQISKSNRTYLGIGASINHLLEPDQTFYTQQQNKVGLPMRHVYHATLSIGIAGFVDLIAYGQYQEQDVYEETAASGMFKFYLDKNPGIRLNLILGAGIRLEDAFYPMAGFQYKNWTAIASYDINTSAFKTATNQRGGLEISLQYLFKNVDPVGLYKKCPLY; this comes from the coding sequence ATGCTTAAACGGCATACGTATTTACTTATAATTATTGGGTGGTGTACACTCTGCACCATGGGAAAAACTCAGGATATACATTATTCTCAGTTTTTTATGCACCTACCAGGGCAAAGTCCGGCCAATACTGGCTCTTATGCTGGTGAACACAGACTTACCGCTAATTACCGCAGCCAATGGCAAACGGTACCCGTGCCTTATTTAAGTTTGAGTTTGTTTTACGACAGCAAATTTAAAATCCGATCAAAACAGGATTTTATAGGTGTAGGTATAGGTTTGGATTACGATAAAGCCGGAGATTCCAAATTGAGTTTGACGGCACTTAATACTTCTTTTAATTATGGACTAAACATCAATAGGCACCATCAATTCAGATTTGGCATAAGTCCAAGTGTCGGACAAAGAAGGTTATCGGAAGAGCTTTTAAAGTGGGACAACCAATGGGATGGTGAAAAATATAATAATGGTCTTTCACCAAAAGAAAGTTTTGAGAATTCCGGTGCTTTTTTCTTTGATTTGGGAGCAGGAATCTCTTACCAAATTTCGAAATCGAACAGGACATATTTGGGCATCGGAGCCTCCATCAATCATTTACTGGAACCCGATCAAACTTTTTATACTCAACAACAAAACAAAGTAGGTTTGCCAATGCGCCATGTTTATCATGCCACGCTGAGCATCGGGATTGCTGGTTTTGTTGATCTCATTGCATATGGCCAGTATCAGGAGCAAGATGTTTATGAAGAAACCGCTGCAAGTGGAATGTTCAAATTTTATCTGGATAAAAATCCAGGAATCCGACTGAATCTCATTTTAGGTGCCGGTATCAGATTAGAAGATGCATTTTATCCGATGGCTGGATTTCAATATAAAAATTGGACTGCAATTGCAAGTTATGATATAAATACTTCAGCCTTTAAAACAGCTACCAATCAGAGAGGAGGCTTAGAAATAAGCCTACAATATTTATTTAAAAATGTTGATCCCGTGGGCTTATACAAAAAATGTCCACTTTATTAA